One Aegilops tauschii subsp. strangulata cultivar AL8/78 chromosome 7, Aet v6.0, whole genome shotgun sequence genomic window carries:
- the LOC109733029 gene encoding uncharacterized protein, producing the protein MAAAGKAKEADAARCRRHPSHRHAAGVCPFCLSDRLSRLSAAAGAADAASEPSSASSSGAASVASAQTAPPCREARRARLGMLMRQEEPEATGHHGKQEAAAAEEGEKKKPAKRGNFWTRLQQASWYRRDGCSVASVKKGAAAPPHKRAASLF; encoded by the coding sequence ATGGCCGCGGCGGGCAAGGCCAAGGAGGCGGACGCGGCGCGGTGCAGGAGGCACCCGAGCCACCGGCACGCGGCCGGCGTCTGCCCCTTCTGCCTCAGCGACCGCCTCTCGCGCCTCTCCGCCGCCGCAGGGGCCGCCGACGCCGCCTCCGAGCCGTCGTCGGCGTCCTCGTCCGGGGCGGCGAGCGTCGCGTCGGCCCAGACGGCGCCGCCCTGCCGCGAGGCGCGCCGGGCGAGGCTGGGGATGCTGATGCGTCAGGAGGAGCCGGAGGCGACCGGCCATCACGGCAagcaggaggcggcggcggcggaggagggggAGAAGAAGAAGCCGGCGAAGAGGGGCAACTTCTGGACTCGGCTGCAGCAGGCGAGCTGGTACAGGAGGGACGGCTGCTCGGTGGCGTCCGTGAAGAAgggcgccgccgcgccgccgcacaAGCGGGCGGCGTCGCTGTTCTGA